One Gossypium hirsutum isolate 1008001.06 chromosome A11, Gossypium_hirsutum_v2.1, whole genome shotgun sequence genomic window carries:
- the LOC107924462 gene encoding V-type proton ATPase subunit c2 has protein sequence MASTFSGDETAPFFGFLGAAAALVFSCMGAAYGTAKSGVGVASMGVMRPELVMKSIVPVVMAGVLGIYGLIIAVIISTGINPKAKSYYLFDGYAHLSSGLACGLAGLSAGMAIGIVGDAGVRANAQQPKLFVGMILILIFAEALALYGLIVGIILSSRAGQSRAE, from the exons ATGGCGTCCACATTCAGCGGCGATGAAACTGCTCCGTTCTTTGGCTTCCTTGGGGCCGCTGCTGCTCTCGTTTTCTCCT GTATGGGAGCGGCGTACGGAACGGCCAAGAGCGGTGTCGGAGTGGCGTCGATGGGAGTGATGAGGCCAGAGCTGGTAATGAAATCGATCGTCCCCGTTGTTATGGCTGGTGTTTTAGGTATTTATGGGTTGATTATTGCGGTTATTATAAGCACCGGGATTAACCCAAAGGCCAAATCTTACTACCTTTTCGATGGCTATGCTCATCTTTCCTCTGGTCTCGCTTGTGGCCTAGCTGGTCTCTCTGCTGGCATGGCTATTGGAATCGTCGGCGATGCTGGCGTTAG AGCCAATGCCCAACAACCAAAGCTTTTTGTCGGAATGATTCTTATTCTCATTTTTGCGGAGGCTTTGGCTCTGTATGGACTCATCGTTGGCATCATCCTCTCTTCTCGAGCTGGCCAGTCCCGAGCAGAATAG